Within the Pirellulales bacterium genome, the region GCCTCGCTAAAGCCGCCTGCTCGAAGCAGGCGCCGCCGCGCCGGGCCGATGCTAAAATGAGCGGCGATGATCCTGGCCACCGTTTTCCCGAGCCGTTGCGCTCGCATCAGCCGCAATCGCCAATTTAAGCGGGAACCCGCCTCTAGGCGCAAATTTCCCAAAAACCGGCCTGCGCCCTGGCATCGCCGCTCTAAGCCGAGACGTGCATCGGAATTTCAGCAAACCTTGCCGAAAGCAAGCGGCAAGAGTTTTTGTTGGGCCAACGAAAGCTATACGTACGACGCGGCCGGCAATCGCGAAACCACAACCACCGGCACGGCCGCCACCGATACCCTGCAAGCCACGACTTCGACGACCACCACCGGCAACCAGCTAGAGTCTGACGGCACCTTTATTTACAGCTACGATGCCGATGGCAACGTGGTGCAAAAGGAGCGCATCTCCCAAGCCGAAGCCCCGGATTTTAAGACCGTCTATTCTTACGACAACGCGGGCCGGCTGGTCGAAGCCACGACCGAAGACAACACCGACACGATCACGCAGAACATCGTCTACACCTACAACTCGCTGGGCGAGCGGGTGGGCGAGACCGTGACTGTCGGCGGCACGAGCACTGTCACTAAATTCGCCTACGACCTGGACGGCAACGTCGCCGCCACCTTCACCGGCAGCAACGTGCTCACCGGCACGTACGTCTACGGCCAGGCCGTGGACCAGTTGCTGGCACAGGAAGACGGTTCCGGCAACGTCAACTGGATGATTACTGACCGCGACCAATCGGTTCGCGATGTGGTGCAATACAATGGCACCACGTCGGTCGTCGATCACATCGACTACAATTCGTTCGGCGTGACGATCCGCGAGAGCAATTCCTCGGCCGCGCACATCGACGGCTACGCCGGCTACGTCAACGACCTGGCGCTTGGCATGTTGGAAACCCAATCGCGGATCTACAATCCTTCGACCGGCGAGTTCACCAGTCAGGATCCCAGCGGCTTCTCGGGTAGTCCGAATGGCAATCTTTATGAGTATGCCGGCAATAGCCCGGTGGATACGGTTGATCCGAGCGGGCTGAGTCAGGCTGATCCTACTGACAGTATCAATTTGGGCATTGCCACACCCGACGTCTTTCCAAGCTTTACGGCCGATCCGAAGTTCCTCCAAGACGTGTTGGGCGATCCGCTGCCGGAAAATGCGTTCGACGACGATTACGAGCCGCCCGCCAGCATCGCGTCGACCGCAGCGTCGACCACCGCACCAACCCAAACGCTCTCAAGCGCCGGTTGGCAATTGGCCCAGAGTGGCGCCGGCCTCTTATTCGGCGCTGCCGGCAGCGGAGCTGTACAGGTGGCAAGCGGCTTGAGCGCGCTTTATAACAGCGTGTCCGGGGGAGCGTCGTATTCGGTGAGCGGCCCGTTGCCGGCTCCCGTGAGCACGGTGCAAAACAAGACCATGTTCAGCTTTAATGGCGCAATCGGCAGCGACGGCAGCCTCTCGTATGGCCTGCAAACGGTGAGCACCGGAGCTGGCGGCGCGTCCCAAACAATCCAGTTTAGCGGCGCCAATTGGACCAACAGCGCCTTAGCGCTTACGAACTGGTCGATTAGCAACTCGAGCACCTATCTGAGCCAGACACCGGGGGTCGGATCGTATTCGCGGACAGTGATTACGGACAGCGGTATGTCAACGGAGACTGGGGCATTGGTTCCCGGCACGGTGGAAGACGACTCCCGGCTAGCCAACGGCTCACTAATTTCGGGGCTCAAGCCCCAAGGAACGTTTACTAATGGCGCAAACACTTGGACCCTTTATATCGTTCCAAACTACCAAGTGCGGGACGCCCAAGGCTACGCGATCAACCAAGATGGGAGCACTAACTGGTTTGACCAGTCGGCGGAGGGCCAGGCGGCTGAAGCCGCCCAAGCCGCGGCTGACGCATCGGCGCGGACCAGCCGGCTTGGCCTCATAGACGGAACGCTAGGCGTCGTGCAGGCAATCGGTTCGGTCGTTGCCGCGCCGGAGTCGTTCGGGACTTCGCTCGTCGGCTTTTCTGCCGGAGTTGACAATGCGATCGCGGGCTACTCTGCATACTTCAGCGGAGTTCCGACGCAGACCG harbors:
- a CDS encoding RHS repeat-associated core domain-containing protein — translated: MPKASGKSFCWANESYTYDAAGNRETTTTGTAATDTLQATTSTTTTGNQLESDGTFIYSYDADGNVVQKERISQAEAPDFKTVYSYDNAGRLVEATTEDNTDTITQNIVYTYNSLGERVGETVTVGGTSTVTKFAYDLDGNVAATFTGSNVLTGTYVYGQAVDQLLAQEDGSGNVNWMITDRDQSVRDVVQYNGTTSVVDHIDYNSFGVTIRESNSSAAHIDGYAGYVNDLALGMLETQSRIYNPSTGEFTSQDPSGFSGSPNGNLYEYAGNSPVDTVDPSGLSQADPTDSINLGIATPDVFPSFTADPKFLQDVLGDPLPENAFDDDYEPPASIASTAASTTAPTQTLSSAGWQLAQSGAGLLFGAAGSGAVQVASGLSALYNSVSGGASYSVSGPLPAPVSTVQNKTMFSFNGAIGSDGSLSYGLQTVSTGAGGASQTIQFSGANWTNSALALTNWSISNSSTYLSQTPGVGSYSRTVITDSGMSTETGALVPGTVEDDSRLANGSLISGLKPQGTFTNGANTWTLYIVPNYQVRDAQGYAINQDGSTNWFDQSAEGQAAEAAQAAADASARTSRLGLIDGTLGVVQAIGSVVAAPESFGTSLVGFSAGVDNAIAGYSAYFSGVPTQT